The following coding sequences are from one Bacteroidales bacterium window:
- a CDS encoding S8 family serine peptidase → MKTPANTLKHATTAVIVFTLILFNIFSTALAATRTASVTGNWSSTTTWGGSSVPTSSDDVVVNSGITVTVDAAAECNSITINANSAGSANGITISDSYTLTVTDAISITAPSSFKTSLIAVNAGTLNAGSIAIHGGSLATSSLTVSTGTINCSGDISFTGGPSGVNLTFTGAGTLTIGGNLGSGGTLTASTGTVNFSGSGTQTIASYTFNNLTISGTGNISAIGNLTVNGTLSVSSGSVLNLTSSYVLSGTLSTITNDGTIKTSYTTGYYSPIPTGKTWGGTVEYASASGSQTIVAGTYNNLQLDNTSGTNTAGGILTVNGTLTVPANGTLSMSSYKLQGTLTTINNSGTITTSVYNDATPIPSGKTWGGTINYDRFMGGQTIVAGTYNNLTMNTGTNTAGGDITVNGTLTCNTFNLSTYKLDGNLSTVTFSGTIKTYCTQNPPLPAGINWSANNGTVEFAASTGGQYIPAGTYYNLQLDNTSNANTATGNLIVNYSVTTQAGGTLDMATYTLGGSLSNTFMANNGTIKTYNTSSTPIPSGKTWSGTIEYATQTGGQTIVSGTYYNLKLDNTSGTNTAGSNLTVSNAWTTTTGGTLDMGTYTLSINLYAYHNGILKTSNTSSTPFPSGKNWTTGGYTGTFEFAILSGGQTIPTGTYYNLQLDNTSGTNTAGGNLTVNGTLTTTAGGTLSMGSFGSYKLLGTLSTINNNGTIVTYSYADATPIPTGKTWGGTINYAYTGSKQTVVAGTYNNLTISGGGTSTAGGNITVNGTFTNGTSENFETANYIINCKGDVSNSGLCYDLGCGTGKILLNGTTNQNINGGQFERLELDNTAGVTLTNSITIKGSGTGCNSRLIMTNGNLNLNGNHITLETTYGAISNETNDRRIYDATDDGYITFTKTLLANTTYDNIAGMGIKIITDGTAPGSTVIKRGHKVQTLPINSSIKRYFDITPTTDQGLNATLRLSYFDNELNGSQEAAFNLYRSTNTGSTWSTETPTSIDYINNYVEKTAVNSLSRWTIGSYCTNTLAINPPTATICNGATASLTASGADTYTWSNTETESSITINPTTTSTYSVIGINSSGCTSIAQVVVTVNTLPNITASGATICEGTIANITASGGNTYIWNNSATGSSITVNPTATITYSVTGTDGNGCTNIAQAVVTVNSLPTITVNNAIIYIGSCATLTASGASIYTWNYGLGTDNPITVCPTVNTTYCVTGTDANGCTATASTIVILLNPNFVDGKIYFKIKELKSSVSIDDPDFQILNQKYSITSFGQAFTEYRAVSSELDKIYKMQIANIGLIDNAIADLKNLFYIEYAEKCPMVKLFQDDPEYVNGHQWYLNTINATNAWNDISGNNNHAVIAIIDNEFFTTHEDLQGVFLQGWDFADNDNNVNPPLNHQTQHGTGCAGMVGALTNNSIGIASISHNNVGNPRLQILPIKVQRDDSLLLNRSSMMDATWVYNGLAYAVLNTTHPKVDVISMSWGFYADNSVNVNGNFYTLQQLINEAYNRNIVCVAAAGNEGCQYSQFCPTIGGTLHVYPAECEHVITVGSTDSLDHRTVFTNFGNAIDVMAPGGYAIRTTASNPNNTSSYTYVAGTSCSCPLVAGICGLMRVLKPNYDVNSIETCLKNGCINIDAQNPGFNGALGAGRVDAHNALTCINNAVPSAKIIWQSSQTTCAYTPQKVLLDIHGATPYQVTLSNGQILNTSARPFYADVIPDLTNSTISIQSVTDGSGANATILGNGANFNVVNCCGTLLGNGNFNDYPGRCGHGEFVADQHCYTNNKDGHGTYMINYISLTKGNALYEDGPFGVPVDTAFCWPQNELRLPWRLWEQNNINITPNNQYFIGFFTRGGASNCITFTGDMHLRVRMTDAGGRRDSMNFIPQGEPIHSGCTGNTQGSSDSLYQSSFVWNCPLNFVGPITFSLLQVDNFNGYAYDYYIDDIELRPINNYVVTLNPPSSTICPGDSVVLTANGANTYIWSNGLGTGNQKIVKPLATTTYYVTGTNAGGCTNIVSAVVTVILNVTDTITNETCHSCNGSIIQTVALTCGTPPFSYLWDISVGEFGYLTTKDANNLCHGVYTCTITDSIGGQFVQHYTVGYNNMPGMDKTVSYTGQNAADTNLWPTVNPFGQNIGVEGNLTINRNITFTNCTFNMAAGTSIHVNAGYTLTLNSCVVQASPVCRLMWDGIYVTNSTAKIEMVNCIVSDANYSVRIEYGGNYNITSSDFNNNYISLYIGNMPDGSGSTGYLDINKRFSGNTITAGALLPGGYGNFSYYGAYINTYHGTYLGNDLIQIILYDDVFNGNFVNSVYMSDADVKIDNITITNNGGTGAKISKIPQKIDIINSHISGTGYGIYFTSFFENLTSYQKLLNIDNNTISNFDNTAIYFNAAYNYPYTVNVTNNNIDQSPKNGGTGIQVMAVYSAGKANINYNRIIGASVNKGISIDNFAAPYSSIEANTIEIYSSSQAPAVGRYGGIIAHNCANIIIRFNAVHGPDLWKYWINGIEVEYSAGARVTCNNVNDVGFGLWFGGNCPGTQALCNTMDNYLVGFNLNWNPGMGQQGSQTPDAPSDNQWEGYMPPLPDGAHTRATESDGSQTPLFVRNNNGLNPPLVPTVNTYKGIGIPIAINDFHSNTPIGEGVCWYALMTGKNPSNNSVSGNTRGIRDSENDSIEKRDSIEKIIAYNKFKYTVNPEENKWLNMAYLYSKLDKNKNSLNNDAQYQKVYDSLSTTSVDNIHGFYKELSDTTASNKQQVINNLLMLNNSIVPTTLVDETYKKVNSIYLETFAVNNIKLTPQQISDLTEVAMQCPYKYGNAVSEARAMLKLLDSSSVFMNECEKPVVMNNERSRGNGKNEKGNGESSSIYENNISKPFNVYPNPANDKLFVEYNLNEKQTGSFELYDIIGNKVASYKINSNLNSMQISINSLQGGIYTYKIIVDNNVVKVDKLVIIK, encoded by the coding sequence ATGAAAACACCTGCAAATACATTAAAACATGCCACTACAGCCGTAATCGTTTTTACACTGATTTTATTTAATATTTTCTCAACAGCATTAGCAGCAACAAGAACGGCATCAGTAACAGGCAACTGGAGTTCGACAACCACATGGGGCGGCTCGTCAGTTCCAACGTCTTCCGATGATGTTGTTGTTAACAGCGGAATTACCGTTACTGTGGATGCTGCTGCTGAATGTAACTCCATAACAATAAATGCGAATAGTGCAGGTTCAGCAAATGGAATTACAATCAGCGATTCTTATACATTAACAGTTACCGATGCTATTAGTATCACTGCCCCATCGTCATTTAAAACATCACTAATCGCTGTAAATGCAGGAACACTTAATGCAGGAAGCATTGCAATACATGGAGGTTCTCTTGCCACAAGTTCACTAACAGTTTCTACTGGTACTATTAATTGTTCAGGTGATATTTCATTCACAGGTGGACCATCTGGAGTAAATCTCACATTCACAGGAGCAGGAACATTAACCATCGGAGGAAACCTTGGCTCAGGTGGAACACTCACAGCATCAACAGGAACAGTAAATTTTAGCGGTTCGGGCACACAAACCATTGCCAGTTATACATTCAATAATCTCACAATATCAGGCACAGGAAATATTTCAGCAATAGGAAATTTAACAGTAAACGGAACTTTATCAGTTTCATCAGGAAGTGTCCTGAATTTAACTTCAAGTTATGTTTTGTCAGGTACATTATCAACAATAACAAATGATGGAACAATAAAAACATCGTACACAACAGGATACTATTCCCCAATACCAACAGGAAAAACATGGGGCGGAACAGTAGAATATGCTTCTGCTTCCGGCTCCCAAACAATAGTTGCAGGAACATACAATAATTTACAACTTGATAATACAAGCGGAACTAATACCGCAGGCGGAATTTTAACAGTAAATGGCACTCTGACAGTACCTGCCAACGGAACATTAAGCATGAGCAGTTATAAATTACAAGGCACATTAACAACAATAAATAACAGCGGAACAATTACAACGAGTGTGTATAATGATGCAACACCAATACCCTCAGGCAAAACATGGGGAGGTACAATAAATTACGACCGTTTTATGGGAGGACAAACAATAGTTGCAGGAACTTATAATAACTTAACAATGAATACCGGCACAAACACTGCCGGAGGCGATATAACAGTTAACGGAACTCTTACATGCAACACATTTAATTTAAGCACATATAAGCTTGATGGAAATTTATCAACTGTAACATTCAGCGGCACAATTAAAACATACTGCACACAAAACCCACCACTCCCCGCAGGAATTAACTGGTCAGCGAACAATGGAACAGTTGAATTTGCTGCAAGCACAGGAGGACAGTATATTCCTGCCGGAACATATTATAACCTGCAACTCGATAATACAAGTAATGCAAATACAGCCACAGGCAATCTTATAGTGAACTACAGTGTAACAACTCAGGCAGGCGGTACTTTGGATATGGCGACATATACACTTGGAGGTAGCTTATCAAATACATTTATGGCAAATAACGGAACTATAAAAACATACAATACAAGTTCAACGCCAATCCCATCAGGAAAAACATGGAGCGGAACAATAGAATATGCAACTCAAACAGGAGGACAAACAATTGTTTCAGGAACATATTATAATTTAAAACTTGACAATACAAGCGGAACTAACACAGCAGGAAGCAACCTTACAGTAAGCAATGCGTGGACTACCACTACCGGTGGAACTTTAGATATGGGCACATATACACTTTCCATTAATTTATACGCATACCATAACGGCATATTAAAAACTTCAAACACATCTTCAACGCCATTTCCTTCAGGAAAAAACTGGACTACCGGCGGCTATACAGGAACATTTGAATTTGCAATACTTTCAGGAGGACAAACAATTCCTACCGGAACATATTATAATTTACAACTCGATAATACAAGCGGCACTAATACTGCCGGTGGTAATTTAACAGTAAATGGCACTCTAACAACAACTGCCGGAGGTACTTTGAGCATGGGTTCTTTCGGCTCCTATAAATTGTTGGGAACATTATCAACAATAAATAATAATGGAACAATTGTAACATACTCATACGCTGATGCCACACCAATACCCACAGGCAAAACATGGGGAGGCACAATAAATTACGCTTACACTGGCAGTAAGCAGACAGTTGTTGCAGGGACATACAACAATTTAACAATAAGCGGCGGAGGTACAAGCACAGCAGGAGGCAATATAACAGTTAACGGCACTTTTACCAATGGAACGAGTGAAAATTTTGAAACGGCTAATTATATTATAAATTGCAAGGGAGATGTATCAAACAGCGGACTTTGTTATGATTTGGGATGCGGAACAGGAAAAATATTACTCAACGGAACCACAAACCAAAATATAAACGGCGGACAATTTGAACGTCTTGAATTGGATAATACAGCAGGAGTAACACTAACAAATTCAATAACAATAAAGGGCTCAGGCACGGGTTGTAATTCGAGATTAATAATGACCAACGGAAATCTAAACCTGAACGGGAATCACATAACATTAGAAACAACTTACGGAGCAATAAGTAACGAAACCAATGACAGAAGAATATATGATGCAACAGATGACGGCTATATTACTTTCACGAAAACACTTTTGGCAAATACTACTTACGACAACATTGCCGGCATGGGAATTAAAATAATAACAGATGGAACAGCACCCGGCTCTACAGTAATAAAGAGAGGACATAAAGTACAAACCTTACCAATCAATTCTTCAATTAAAAGATACTTTGATATAACCCCAACAACAGATCAAGGGCTTAATGCAACATTACGCTTATCCTATTTCGACAATGAACTTAACGGCTCGCAGGAAGCTGCATTTAACCTTTATCGTTCAACAAACACAGGAAGCACATGGTCTACAGAAACTCCCACTTCTATTGATTACATAAATAATTATGTGGAAAAAACAGCAGTAAATTCTTTATCCCGATGGACAATTGGAAGCTATTGTACAAATACTTTAGCTATAAATCCACCAACAGCAACAATATGCAATGGAGCAACAGCAAGTTTAACCGCAAGTGGAGCCGATACATATACTTGGAGTAATACTGAAACAGAAAGCTCAATAACGATAAATCCGACAACTACATCAACATATAGTGTAATTGGAATAAACAGTAGTGGATGTACAAGCATTGCACAGGTGGTTGTAACAGTGAACACGTTACCAAACATAACAGCAAGCGGAGCAACAATATGCGAGGGAACAATTGCAAACATAACAGCAAGCGGAGGCAACACATATATTTGGAATAATTCGGCAACTGGAAGTTCAATAACTGTAAATCCTACAGCAACAATAACATATTCTGTAACGGGAACTGATGGGAATGGATGTACAAACATCGCACAGGCAGTTGTAACAGTAAATTCATTGCCAACTATTACTGTTAATAATGCAATAATATATATAGGTTCATGTGCAACTCTCACAGCAAGCGGAGCAAGCATATATACATGGAATTACGGATTGGGAACAGATAATCCGATAACTGTTTGTCCTACTGTAAATACTACTTATTGTGTAACAGGAACAGATGCCAATGGCTGTACAGCAACTGCAAGCACAATAGTAATATTATTAAATCCAAATTTTGTTGATGGGAAAATATATTTCAAAATAAAAGAACTTAAAAGTTCTGTAAGTATTGATGACCCCGATTTTCAAATTCTGAACCAGAAATATTCGATAACTTCTTTTGGTCAGGCATTTACTGAATACAGAGCCGTTTCATCCGAGCTGGATAAAATATATAAAATGCAAATAGCAAACATTGGCTTAATAGATAATGCTATTGCGGATTTGAAAAATCTATTTTATATTGAATATGCTGAAAAATGCCCTATGGTGAAGCTATTTCAGGATGACCCCGAGTATGTGAACGGACACCAGTGGTATCTGAATACTATTAATGCAACAAATGCATGGAATGATATTTCCGGAAATAACAATCATGCTGTAATAGCAATTATTGATAATGAATTTTTTACAACGCATGAAGATTTACAGGGAGTATTTTTACAAGGTTGGGATTTTGCAGATAATGATAATAACGTTAACCCTCCTTTAAATCACCAAACACAACATGGAACAGGTTGTGCAGGTATGGTTGGTGCTCTGACTAATAATAGTATTGGCATTGCATCCATTTCACATAATAATGTCGGAAATCCAAGATTGCAAATATTACCTATAAAAGTTCAAAGAGACGATAGCCTTTTACTCAATCGTTCTTCTATGATGGATGCAACGTGGGTATATAACGGGTTAGCTTATGCTGTTTTAAACACTACACATCCAAAAGTTGATGTAATAAGTATGTCGTGGGGATTCTATGCTGATAATTCAGTTAATGTTAATGGTAATTTTTATACTCTACAGCAATTAATAAATGAGGCATATAACAGAAATATAGTTTGTGTAGCAGCAGCGGGAAATGAGGGATGTCAATATAGTCAATTCTGCCCGACCATAGGAGGCACCTTGCATGTTTATCCTGCAGAATGCGAGCATGTAATTACTGTTGGCTCAACAGATTCGCTTGACCACAGAACAGTTTTTACAAATTTCGGAAATGCTATTGATGTTATGGCACCCGGTGGCTATGCAATACGAACTACCGCTTCAAACCCAAATAATACAAGTTCCTATACTTATGTTGCAGGCACATCATGTTCCTGCCCGCTTGTTGCAGGAATATGTGGTTTAATGAGGGTTTTAAAACCAAACTACGATGTAAATTCGATAGAAACCTGTTTGAAAAATGGTTGCATTAACATTGATGCACAAAATCCAGGATTTAATGGTGCTTTGGGTGCCGGAAGAGTGGACGCACATAATGCTTTGACATGTATAAACAATGCGGTACCATCGGCAAAAATAATTTGGCAATCATCACAAACCACTTGTGCCTACACACCACAAAAAGTATTATTGGATATTCACGGAGCTACTCCATATCAAGTTACACTAAGTAATGGACAAATTTTAAATACATCAGCAAGACCTTTTTATGCAGATGTAATTCCTGATTTGACAAATAGCACTATTTCCATACAAAGTGTGACTGATGGAAGCGGAGCAAATGCAACAATTTTGGGTAATGGAGCTAATTTTAATGTAGTGAATTGCTGCGGAACATTACTGGGTAATGGTAATTTTAATGATTATCCAGGACGGTGCGGCCATGGGGAATTTGTTGCAGATCAGCATTGTTATACTAATAATAAAGATGGTCATGGTACTTATATGATTAACTATATTTCTTTAACAAAAGGAAATGCTTTATATGAAGATGGTCCTTTTGGGGTTCCTGTGGATACAGCATTTTGTTGGCCACAAAATGAACTAAGATTACCTTGGAGACTTTGGGAACAAAATAATATAAACATAACTCCCAACAATCAATATTTCATAGGTTTCTTCACAAGAGGTGGTGCTTCAAATTGTATAACGTTTACAGGTGATATGCACTTACGAGTTAGAATGACAGATGCTGGTGGCAGAAGAGATTCGATGAACTTCATACCGCAGGGAGAACCAATTCACTCCGGGTGTACTGGAAATACTCAGGGTTCCAGTGATAGTTTATATCAAAGTAGTTTTGTGTGGAACTGTCCATTGAACTTTGTTGGTCCAATCACATTTTCATTATTGCAAGTTGATAATTTCAATGGTTACGCTTATGATTATTATATTGATGATATAGAACTAAGACCAATAAATAATTATGTTGTAACTTTAAATCCTCCGAGTTCAACAATTTGTCCGGGTGATTCGGTTGTATTAACTGCTAACGGAGCAAATACATATATATGGAGCAATGGCTTAGGAACAGGAAATCAAAAAATCGTAAAACCTCTTGCAACCACAACATATTATGTAACCGGAACAAATGCCGGCGGTTGTACAAATATTGTATCGGCAGTTGTTACCGTAATACTTAATGTTACAGACACAATTACTAACGAAACCTGTCATTCCTGTAATGGCTCAATAATTCAAACAGTAGCATTAACATGTGGAACACCTCCGTTCAGCTATTTATGGGATATATCAGTAGGAGAATTTGGATATCTGACAACCAAAGATGCAAACAATCTATGTCATGGGGTATATACCTGCACAATAACTGATAGTATCGGCGGCCAATTTGTTCAACATTATACAGTGGGATATAACAATATGCCGGGAATGGATAAAACAGTTTCATACACGGGACAAAATGCAGCTGATACAAATTTATGGCCAACAGTAAATCCATTTGGGCAGAATATCGGAGTGGAAGGCAACCTTACTATTAACAGAAATATTACTTTCACAAACTGTACATTTAATATGGCTGCGGGCACATCAATACATGTGAATGCGGGATACACACTAACTCTGAATAGTTGTGTAGTTCAAGCAAGTCCTGTTTGCAGATTAATGTGGGATGGAATATACGTAACAAACAGTACTGCAAAAATCGAAATGGTTAATTGTATTGTTTCAGATGCTAACTATTCTGTAAGAATTGAATATGGGGGTAATTACAACATTACGTCATCAGATTTTAATAACAATTACATTTCATTATATATTGGGAATATGCCCGATGGCTCTGGTTCTACTGGTTATTTAGATATCAATAAAAGGTTTTCCGGTAATACAATAACTGCAGGAGCATTGTTGCCAGGAGGATATGGTAATTTTTCCTATTATGGTGCATATATAAATACTTATCACGGAACATATTTAGGTAATGATTTAATTCAAATAATTTTATACGATGATGTATTCAATGGTAATTTTGTAAACTCAGTTTATATGTCTGATGCCGATGTTAAAATTGATAACATTACAATAACTAACAATGGAGGTACTGGCGCTAAAATTAGCAAGATACCGCAGAAAATTGATATAATAAACAGTCATATAAGCGGAACAGGTTATGGAATATATTTTACAAGTTTTTTTGAAAATTTAACATCTTATCAGAAACTTTTGAATATAGACAACAATACGATTAGTAACTTTGACAATACAGCAATATATTTTAATGCTGCTTATAATTATCCCTACACTGTAAATGTTACTAATAACAATATAGACCAAAGCCCAAAAAACGGTGGAACAGGAATACAGGTAATGGCTGTATATAGTGCCGGAAAAGCAAATATAAACTACAATAGAATAATAGGCGCCAGCGTGAACAAAGGAATATCAATAGACAATTTTGCTGCTCCATATTCAAGTATCGAAGCAAATACTATAGAAATATACAGTTCTTCGCAAGCGCCTGCTGTTGGCAGATATGGAGGTATAATTGCTCATAATTGTGCAAATATAATAATACGATTTAACGCTGTACATGGACCCGATTTATGGAAATATTGGATAAACGGCATAGAAGTAGAATATAGTGCGGGAGCAAGAGTTACATGTAATAACGTTAATGATGTGGGATTTGGTTTGTGGTTTGGAGGCAATTGCCCGGGAACACAAGCATTATGTAATACAATGGATAATTATCTTGTTGGTTTTAATTTAAACTGGAACCCGGGTATGGGACAGCAAGGTTCACAAACTCCCGATGCTCCCTCCGACAATCAATGGGAAGGATACATGCCGCCGCTACCTGATGGAGCTCATACACGTGCAACCGAATCTGATGGTTCACAAACTCCTTTATTTGTGAGAAATAACAATGGGCTCAATCCTCCTTTAGTTCCTACTGTTAATACTTATAAGGGAATAGGAATACCAATTGCAATTAATGATTTTCATAGTAATACACCTATAGGTGAGGGTGTCTGTTGGTATGCGCTTATGACAGGAAAGAATCCAAGCAACAATAGTGTAAGCGGCAATACGAGAGGAATCAGGGACTCGGAAAACGATAGTATAGAAAAACGAGATAGCATAGAAAAAATAATTGCTTATAATAAATTCAAATATACCGTCAATCCCGAAGAAAACAAATGGCTCAATATGGCATACTTATATTCAAAGCTTGATAAAAACAAGAATTCATTGAACAACGATGCACAATACCAAAAAGTATATGACAGCTTAAGCACTACTTCGGTGGATAATATACATGGCTTTTATAAAGAGCTTTCGGATACAACAGCAAGCAATAAGCAACAGGTGATTAATAACCTCCTTATGCTTAATAATAGCATTGTTCCGACAACTTTGGTTGATGAAACATATAAAAAAGTAAATAGCATTTATCTTGAAACTTTTGCAGTAAATAACATTAAATTGACACCACAGCAGATAAGCGATTTAACTGAAGTTGCAATGCAATGTCCTTATAAATACGGTAATGCGGTAAGTGAAGCAAGGGCTATGCTCAAATTACTTGATAGTAGCAGTGTATTTATGAACGAATGTGAAAAGCCAGTTGTTATGAATAATGAAAGAAGTAGAGGAAATGGGAAAAATGAAAAAGGGAACGGAGAAAGTTCAAGTATTTATGAAAATAATATAAGCAAGCCATTTAATGTTTACCCGAACCCCGCAAATGACAAGCTATTTGTTGAATATAACTTGAATGAAAAACAAACCGGTAGTTTTGAACTATATGATATTATTGGGAATAAAGTAGCTTCATATAAAATTAACAGCAATCTTAATTCAATGCAAATATCTATCAATAGTTTGCAGGGAGGAATTTATACTTATAAAATTATTGTTGATAACAATGTTGTAAAAGTAGATAAACTTGTAATAATCAAATGA
- a CDS encoding DUF1573 domain-containing protein, giving the protein MKKLILTICVILFMVHIIKAGGNQPNPPSDSTYAQLTFQTTIHDYEQVTKTESNNVPAGDYTFTFTNTGTKALIIDSVKTSPDYVTVTWSNTPVLPNGTGTITVNYNTTMPGIINKQVCIFSNALNSPVVLTIVGNVTN; this is encoded by the coding sequence ATGAAAAAATTAATTCTAACAATTTGCGTTATTTTGTTCATGGTACATATAATAAAAGCAGGAGGAAATCAACCAAATCCTCCGAGTGATTCTACTTATGCTCAATTAACTTTTCAGACCACAATCCATGATTACGAGCAGGTAACAAAAACAGAATCCAATAACGTTCCTGCCGGTGATTATACTTTTACTTTCACAAACACTGGCACAAAAGCATTAATTATTGATTCGGTAAAAACAAGTCCCGACTATGTTACAGTAACATGGTCAAATACTCCTGTGTTGCCAAATGGCACAGGAACTATAACCGTTAATTATAACACTACAATGCCTGGCATTATTAATAAACAGGTTTGTATTTTTTCAAATGCGTTAAATTCTCCTGTAGTGTTGACAATAGTTGGGAATGTAACCAATTAG
- the tig gene encoding trigger factor — protein MNITRENVDELNATLKVEVAKEDYFAKVDKQLKELQRKMSLPGFRPGHVPQGMVKKMYGKSVVLEEVNKTAYDSIEKYLKENNIEILGSPLPNVEKTKPIDLENESDYEFYFDLGIKPKVNIDFSKIEVQQYKIIIDENVISKQIERYSKTYSERTNPEISESNDVLSGEFVELNEEGSIKENGIKNITSVAINKINGESRNKFIGIKKGDIVKVKPSEAFENTTDLAYMLKIKKEEVENLKSDFQFTVNEIIRFVPAEVNQDLFNKVFGEGIVNTDEEFKTKVTEKLEESFEVDTAQKFMHDTIDELIEKTDLILPDVFLKRYIMESNEKVTQDIIEKEYEKYSRSLKWQIIESYIAKENNIEIKKEEIEDYIKKYIEKQWSYIKKEATPEETAKVVQSVMSDKKQVEKIYEELFDGKLKVFFKEKVKSEIKEISYDDYIKLLTEHLH, from the coding sequence ATGAATATCACAAGAGAAAATGTTGACGAGCTTAATGCTACGTTGAAAGTGGAAGTTGCAAAAGAAGATTATTTCGCAAAGGTTGATAAACAACTAAAGGAACTTCAGAGAAAAATGAGCTTGCCGGGTTTCAGACCGGGGCATGTTCCACAGGGAATGGTAAAAAAAATGTACGGAAAATCTGTAGTTCTCGAGGAAGTTAATAAAACTGCTTATGACTCAATTGAAAAATATTTGAAAGAAAATAATATTGAAATACTTGGAAGTCCATTGCCTAATGTCGAAAAAACAAAACCAATTGACCTCGAAAATGAAAGTGATTATGAATTTTATTTTGACCTTGGCATTAAACCAAAAGTAAATATTGACTTTTCAAAAATAGAAGTTCAGCAATACAAAATAATAATTGACGAAAATGTTATCAGCAAGCAAATAGAACGTTATTCAAAAACATATTCTGAAAGAACAAATCCCGAAATTTCTGAAAGCAACGATGTTTTATCAGGCGAATTTGTTGAATTAAATGAAGAAGGAAGCATTAAAGAAAACGGAATAAAAAACATTACTTCCGTTGCAATAAATAAAATTAATGGAGAATCGAGAAATAAATTTATTGGAATAAAAAAAGGAGATATTGTAAAAGTTAAACCCTCTGAAGCATTTGAAAATACTACGGATTTGGCATACATGCTGAAAATAAAAAAGGAAGAAGTTGAAAACCTTAAATCTGATTTTCAGTTTACCGTTAACGAAATAATAAGATTCGTACCTGCTGAAGTAAATCAGGATTTATTTAATAAAGTTTTTGGCGAAGGAATTGTAAACACTGATGAAGAATTTAAAACTAAAGTAACTGAAAAACTCGAAGAATCTTTTGAAGTTGACACAGCTCAGAAATTCATGCACGACACTATTGACGAGCTTATTGAAAAAACCGACTTGATACTTCCCGATGTGTTTCTAAAGAGATACATAATGGAAAGCAATGAAAAAGTAACACAGGACATAATCGAAAAAGAATACGAAAAATACTCCAGAAGCTTAAAATGGCAAATAATTGAAAGTTACATTGCAAAAGAAAATAATATTGAAATAAAAAAAGAAGAAATAGAAGATTACATTAAAAAATATATTGAAAAGCAATGGAGCTACATCAAAAAGGAAGCAACTCCTGAGGAAACTGCAAAAGTTGTGCAAAGCGTAATGTCCGATAAAAAGCAAGTTGAAAAGATATATGAAGAATTATTTGACGGAAAGTTAAAAGTTTTTTTCAAAGAAAAAGTCAAATCGGAAATAAAAGAAATTTCGTATGATGATTATATTAAATTATTAACCGAACATTTACATTAA